Sequence from the Melitaea cinxia chromosome 18, ilMelCinx1.1, whole genome shotgun sequence genome:
TTTCGAGAACTTGGAAGGAATCTCTGTAGATGTATTTATTTCCCGCTTTCAGAGGACACGGTGCCTTTTCTCCATTTTCCGTTTCAAATTTACCGCAAACTGACAATCCGTCGACTCCGACGAACGGAAAAGCGATTCCAAACAGGTCAGCAGTGACGTGATTTTTTACGCTATCCATGTCGCTATCTGAGGAcaagtaaaaaatgttttattgttataaattgaagttttaatttagggaaaacatttataacatattttacatgtTAAGAATAAGTATCttcttaaattttatgaatCCCTTGTATCTAAATTTCTAaacgtttataattatattttcccATTTAGGTACTTTAAGTCCTAATCTACATATacaaagaaaatttaagtgTCGTACTGTGATTTCAGAATAACAGcgttttttttattgcactCGGTTATTTActctatattaaaaacaaaaaaaattgtcagtcTGTTTTCTGTTCTGCGAGCTAATCTCCGGAACGGCTGAATCGATTTTTAAGGGATTGCAAGAATTAGGATAAGGGTTTAAAGAATAATGAGTACCCAGAAAGAATCtcccacgcgaacgaagtcgcggtcacagctagtccTTTTCTaagtactttatatataaaaatttgaaaattttctgTCTATTTCAAGTATGTATTTACTTGTTGAAATCGAAGCGATCAATGATACTTACATATATGTAGTAATATCTCAGATGAGCTCAAATCGCAAAAGACATTTTTAATCGAATTCAAAAAAgggattctcaattcgactctatttttacatcataactttttatactTGTAATCATACTATACCTACCTACATTTGATTCTGAAGGtatccataaaaatattttatccatTGGTCTTGGTGTATcatcatatattaatacgctaaggtttagatctttgcctccctttttgaaaaaaaaatttaatattgcttttgtttttgtaatttaattaattatgaaaattatttagtgcgaattattcacaCGGGCATTGCTAGTCTTGTTATAATACTTGTATGAAATAATCTTATGGTACATATGCACAACTACATATATGTAAACTGTACtatgttagttttttttccACTGGGTTTTTCCGAGTTGAGGTCGATCGTCTGCTTATATCAATCATGTGATTCACGCTagatgatttttataaaaatattacattattatatgcACATATACACAATAACATAATAGATTACAGCAGATTTCTCACATTTTTCACATTTCATTCACATTCAgatctctaccagcgtctgtgtttccagaaaattataacctggggatctttaagtcgcgagtgaataggttacttctaggtaagcgtgctccatcttagaccgcattttcacttatcatcaggtgaaatagtggtcaaacgcaagcctatcattgtgttaaaaaaaaaaaaaaaaaaagattgaccgggaaattttatacacattatttttaattaatatcatcACTTTGATTCATCCAAATCGATACTCCAACTACGGTAGAGACGAGGGTGATCTACTTGTCATTTGAGAAATTGCGTTGCGAGGATTGTATTCTAGATATATAAGCACGTCACAACAACAGCTTtgatgtagtggtgcgtgtgacTACACAGACGACTGCCTAAAACATCTACGGTTTACGGGgtttatttatttccggtttggatgtctgtccttgtaaaTTTCCCCCCGGAGGCGTGACCGtgtcttggagagcacgttaggccgtcagtcctggttgttatcataaatacctgatagcgatcgttactcatagttgggagcatatccgccaacacgctgtagagcagcgtggtggattaagcttcaattcTTTTCCTTTGCTTAGAAAGAGGCCTATCTCCGTCtacgggatattacaggctcaaTCGTAAGCACACCATTAATATTTGCGATTTTCGCTGGTGGTCGGGTTCTTCATTCTTTTAGTTGGCTTTCATTTTAACCGTACCTAATCTTACACTCTAATCTTTTAGATTCGTTATAATAGAGATAGTTTTAAATCTCATCATTTAAATTGTCATTTAGGAATATCTTTATATATGAgaagtttaaaacaaaatttcataggCCCTCTTCGATTTCTGTATAGAAGATGAGTTTAGCTAATCGCTTGGTTTTATTATTGGAAGCACATGTCTACATAATCAGAGCTGTCGCTGTATGAGTACGAGTACTGTTCGATATAATACGCGCACTACGCAGACTATCAGTTCCaagtgtttttattaaatatctggAACCGGTCAAGTATGTTGTGTGCCGGCGGCGGTACAGCTCAGTTTAACCGCTAGACCGGCTGGGTTTGACGATAGGGATTTACTTTCAGAATTTCATCGCACCTCAcactctttattttataaagaaccCATCTGCGTAAGCGGACTTGTTCCAAGGGAgcgaaacaaaatatttttagacttCATCGCAGAATAAACCCATTTGCTTTATCTCTGTAAGCCTCAACATGTGTCCAGTTTTCTATATTAACCATTCATATTCGGAGATAGTAGCCAGCGCAGTctcaataaaacattaaaataatacaattttttgacTGTAGATACGAGCTGTTCAGGAAAAAGGAACGATGCctttataattgtatatgtgCTTATGTATGAAATGATTAACATTTTCAATTCTTGTGATCCTGGAATTCTAATTTAAAATCTGATGTGGATTTTATCTTGATACACCACATATAATCGAATTGTAAATTATCATTAGCAACGCAGCGGCAAAGGAAATCACGGGTACTAGCTAGTAcctaatttataataatgatttttgtGCCTACATTATTTGTAACAACCCTGCTCTAATCTATGTTACTTTTTGATActttgcataattaaaaaataaatatttatattaaaaaaaattgtaatcctACACCTCGTGCTATGTTCGTTGAGTCCTGAACTGTATAATTGAGTGTTTTCGATGCTATAAGTCTAATAAATAATGTGATAATATACTGACCTGGAGTAAAGTGAATCGTAATATTCGTGGCTGTTCCCTTCTTCAGACGACAGGGTAGTTTCTTGCATGGCATTAATTGAACATTTTCTTTTAACCCGTCAAACGATTTTcctgaaaacaaaaattatataatattatataataaataaagaaaacataaacaaaaagtaTTAGATAGCAGTATAATTCCAATTCACAagttaagaactaaatatttatagatagttGCGGTTAATCATGTCTACGTGGAATACTGGCAGTATTTCTGCGCGAATCGCTATTGCTGATTGAATTGAATCGcaatgccgattctctgggttAAAAATACACCAGCCCTCTTGACAGCAGGGGAGGTATAATAAGACgagtagttttatatttaaaaaaaaattagcactgctactccaagggcCAAGTGCAAACGGCACAacgatgtaattaaaaattgttgacGAATATTTATGCTATTTCGTCGTTTCAGATTTATCCgacgtaaattaaattaattaaagttaagttattataaatcataatataaatttgatattaaagTTAAAGAATTCTATGAATTCAGttctaaatatacctaaatataaatcTACAACATAACACACACTGTCGTTTGTTTCtgaagtaagcaacttaacgcttgtgttataggtaacagccgactggcatagctacatttttttttgataaatagacatatataaataaatatatataaagagtaTCCTCTTTTATCTCTAaacattatttagtattttgaaTTGTGAAGAAACTCGTACATTAGAGAAATTGCTGAAAAACTTTATTGAATCGTCTGCACCTGGAAACTGGCctcagaatttaaaaaatatcgctGAACGGTTCGTACTTGAGAAGTTTACAAATAGAAACGTGAACGCAAACCAGTGGATAAATACTTTTGAAAAAGAATGCATTCGTTTTGAAGTTGAAACAGATGAGgaaaaaattgaaatgttaAGGCTGTTTATGGACAAGAGCTGTGCGGACTGGTACAGTTCCATGATgataaaactgaaaataaattcCGATTGGTCCATGTGGAAAAATAAGTTTTGTGGATCATTTGCAAGCAAAGGATGGAGCCCAGTTACTAAagcattgttatataaatataatgaaggCTCATTACTGAATATGctataagaaaagaaaaacttttattaGAGATGAGAGACTCAATTGACATAGGCACAATGGTTGATCTTATTGCAGCGGGTTTACCTGAATTTATTCTAAATAGGATCGATAGAGAAACAATTCAAGATACAGTGGCGTTATTTAATGAAGTAAGCAGGTATGAgcatatgataaataaaaaaagctatgtaccaaagaaaaaatatgaaaatataaagataaataataagaatgaaGAATATACCCCATGTAAAATTtgcgaaaaattaaataaaggtgTTCGCTATCATCCAGAAGATACATGTTGGTTTAAACAGAAAGAGAATGAAAaggtaaagaaatatattaatcatGTAAATAATGCAAAGATAGAAGCCGAACTAAACGAAAGTGACCAAAAAAACGAGTAATAATACCATTGATAAATGTCAAACTACTGCTAAATGATAAATTGGAAATAAATGGAATTTATGATTCTGGTTCAAATGTTTccttaataaattcaaaattactaaaattaagaggaaaaaacagtaatttaaatgaagtaaACTTAGTAACAATCAATGGTGTTAAGAAGAGAAGTGGTTTGacgaacctaaaaataaaaatattagatttgGAAAAAAATGTAGATGTTTACATAATTGATGAACAACATTTCGATTATGAGTTTCTAATAGGATTAGATCTGATCAAAGAGTTTCAACTAATTCAAGATGAAAATTTAAAGATAGCTCAAAAACTTAATTTGGAAAAAGATGATAAAATTTCAAtcgataaatacaaaataaatttcaatgaacatataaaaatagaaaattttgaaatgcaACTAGATCatttgaatgaaaataaaaaaatgaataaataaataagctagTGGAAAATTATAAGTCGGTGTTTGCAAAAGACAAATATGACGTTGGAAAAGTTAAGGATTGACCTTACAATTGACAAATATTGTAGTAAGAGACCTTAGAGATGTACCATAGAAGATAAGAAAGAAATAGAAGAACAGATAACtaaattattagataataaaCTGATAGAAGAGTCCTATAGTCCATTTGCTGCACTTGTAACATTAGCATTTAAAAAGGAAGAAAATAGAAAATCAAGGCTATGTATAGATTTtagagatttaaataaaatgatagtaCCTCAAGCTCAACCATTTCCATTAATAGAGGatttgataataaaaacaagaaattgcaaatattttacgACTCTTGACATTAATTCTGCTTTTTGGTCTATCCCTTTACGAGTTGAAGATACGAAAAATACAGGATTTGTAACACAAGAGGGACACTATCAGTGGACCCATTCGGGTCATCACATCAACATCACCTGCAATTTTTCAAAGAATTTTGAGTaacattataagaaaatataaacaaacagattTTGCAGTTAATTACATTGatgatatacttattttttctaaaagtttTAGCGAACATATACAACACATATCTCTTGTACTGGAAGCAATTAAGAAAGAAGGTTTccgattaaaatttacaaaatgtaaatttgcaTCAGATTCAGTGAAATATCTAGGTcacataattcaaaataattcagTATAACCAGTGAAAGACaacttaatttcaataaaaaatttcccCATtccaaaaactcaaaaaaatgttagacagtttttaggaaaaataaatttttatcatgAGTACATACCAAAGAGTGCTATAATTCTTGAACCACTGCATAACTTACTGAGGAAGAATCAGAAATTTATTTGGTCAGATGACTATCAAAAATCATTTGAAATCATCTAACAACTACTATGCTCTTAACCAGTTCTGGAGATTTTGGATCCAAATTTgccaataaatatttacactgaTGTTTCTTTAGGTATTGGAGCAATTTTAAAACAGGTACAATTGGATGGCAAAGAAAAACCAGTGGCCTATTTTTCAAAGAAACTAAATGGAGcccaaaagaaaaagaaggctATTTATTTAGAATGTCTAGCAATTGCAAAAGCACTTAGATACTGGTTAATCGGTAAATCTTTTACAGTATATTCGGACCATAAGCCTCttgaaaatatgaatataaggTCAAGGACGGATGAAGAATTAGGTGACTTAATGTATTACTTAGCACAgtatgattttgtaataaaatacgcACCAGGGAAACAAAATTTGGAAGCAGATTGCCTAAGCAGAAATCCAGTACTAGAACCTAACACAAATAAAGATGAACAATTGAGGGtcataaatttaataagattAGACGATATTATATCAGATCagaataaaaacatacaaatacaaaattacaaagacaatttaattaaaataaataggttatattttaagaaagttggaaaaaaagagaaaataattcTTACAGAAGAATACAgcattaaattattgaaaaatatacatGAGAACTTATACCATATAGGAATTAGACAAATGCAAGAGACAATTAGTCCATATTATACTGCCAAAAACCTAACaaataacatcaaaaaaatTGCAGAAGTTgtgaaatttgtataaaaaacaaaacaagaggacaaaaaaaatatggaattaTGTCTCATTTAGGTCCAGCTACGAAGCCTTTTGAAATCATGTCTATTGACACAATTGGAGGTTTCGGAGGCTCCAGATCGACAAAAAGATACATGCACCTTCTTGTAGATCACTTTACAcgatatgcatttattaaaacatcaaaaacaCAAAATGCAAGTGATTtcataaaactaattaaatgtaTAACAGACACAGAATATATAGGTATGATACTTGCCGACCAATACCCAGGAATTAATTCTaaagaatatatacataatatactatactatttacatactatactataatatttacaGCGGTCAATGCACCATTTTCAAACGGCCTGAATGAAAGAGTGAATCAAACACTAATCAATGAAATGAGAtgtaaaatgaatgaaaaaggaaacaaaaaggCATGGATAACTATAGCACAagaatgtgtaaataaatataatgaaacaattcaCTCAGTTACGGGATATGCGCCCAGATATCTTTTATATGGTACCAACGTCACAATTTTACCAAATGAAATAATACAAGAGAAATCACACAGTGATTGGATTAAGGTCAGAATCACAGCAGTAGAAAACACAGTTAAATCACACAATTACAACAAAacattgtttgaaaaaaaagtaaaaatgtggGAGTTTAATATTGGAGACATGGTGTATGTAGAAAACGGAAATAAGTTGAACAGAAAAAAGCTAGATGAATTACAAATTGGGCCGTATAAGATTATTGATAAGATTtctaatacaatatataaaatagatactGGACACAAAAAAACTGAATCAAATTTGTACCATATTACTAAACTTATACCAATTCCAATTTAAGAGGACAGTGTGGTTGAAGATGGTGAAAATAAATAGtgaagaattataaaaaaaatagtgactccttgtgggggggggggggatataAAGAGTATCCTCTTTTATctctaaacatttaaatttagtattttgaattgtcattgcagatgacataaaaaaataataaaagtataaaattatggTGTTTGATGAAaacggaaaataataataaaatataattaatacagaagaattataaataataaacataaattgtagTTTCTCTTATTTTCAGGTGAGAGTGAGAGTGTCTAtagatttaaatgatttttcttacaacgtaaattaaaatttaacgaaataaaaactcttattttcagagcaacgcaatttgtttatttaaaaagaaataccttatatatatatatatatatatatatatatatatatatatatatatatatatatatatatatatatatatatatataaatatatatatatattacatccagactcggggtgggaatcgaacccacaactcccGGAGCAGAGAGCATACTGAAAACTCACTACAAACTATATGACACAATACAAAAAATTTTTCTATGAGATgtcgaaattatttttaataagtgagtacaataattaattattacataaaaaatatttcatttggatTGAATATTTGTCTAAAATATAGTTTTCATAGCTCCATATAcgttaaagtaaaaaaagtgcATATATTTGTTTACTGATCAACAATAAGCGCTACAATatcatttctttttaaccgacttctaaaaaaggaggaggttctcaattcgactgtattttttttatgtatgttacatcagaacttttgaccgtgtggaccgatttcgacaattttttttttaaaggtgatGTGttccaattggtcccatttaaatttatttgagatctaacaacgacttttcgagttatatctaataatgcgtttttacttgacgcttttttcgtcgacctacgttgtattataccgcataactttctactggatgtaccgattttaataattctttttttgttagaaaggagatatctctagttttgtactatgataaggaaaccaggatctgatgatgggatcctagataaatcgagggaaactcttgaaaatccgcaataactttttactgggtataccgattttaataatttataatttaatcaaaagctgatgtttgtcgtgtggtcacatataaattttattaagatctgatcactactttttgagtaatctttgataatgagcagttagttgactattttttcgtcgatctacgttggattactcgtcgatgtaattgaagtcggttttttttcgttatttatttcttcaattatttatttcttgacGTTGACAACGATCggcaattatgtatatatatatatatatatatatatatatatatatatatgataaaatagtaggaaagtcaaacaataaaatggtaggaaagttaaaactgtaggagaaaaccgggatagatgccccactttttgaaatagccacctaattttaaaaatatgatttttatacgaataatttttactaatgtagctagctcaatccttaaTGTTGAatcattactattttttttaacctacccaatgcagattaagcagaaattagcttttcgtgaaccctttttttgaggatagatgcctacctatatggatagttgccccaccatgaaaatagtgagtaggatagatgccctttaaaccgtgtaaacgaaaaacccaaaccaaatgttaggtagttctactcctaaaacatcgattgtctccaagaaacatgggccatagtaatgaaaaatattttgtgtttttttttatatcttttaattgttataattagaatataatttttatatcacacagattactatacctaattaaatttttaaagcttttgtttgactaaaatataaattcttaagtttcaacatgatatatatatatatatatatatatatcaagtgtcaacatgcacattgcataatcatactttctcatcgaaagctgactgtaggttttctatagtccaagaacatactcgagctcgcattcctTTCttccttttatattttcgtggcatagttctgctagaatcagtaaaacatccaaacataaatatacgtaaatacattaaaaatataacagacacaaaaaaaaattaaacataaacttactctgtatatggtgaatgaagggatagataagggcacctatacctcaaaaaatcagggcaactatcctttgtgattgggatagatgcccacgtattttttaaataaattataaacaaaatagcatctatttacaactatatgcagactcaatgacccagtatatagacgtgataaaaaatataacggaatttattactatttataaaattatacaaccttaaatactaacctttaaaaccttgacgtgtttgtaaatttcgccgcGGAGACAACACACACACGAGCCAAACgtgtccttgccacacgaatatctgtggatatctgagatACGaggtgacttcgactcctacttatgcgattaatttttatttgtgagttcgggatgttaggtttttagaacatgaggcatctatgctactgcggcatctctcccggttttaccatacattgaatattttgttaaaagaatacttggggtctACAATCGAGCCGAAGccaaaaatacagtttttagaatttttgtctctttgtttatatgtatgtccgggataaactcaaaaagtactgcatagatttatttcaaatgtcacaaatattattaagaagtcgggtcaacatataggctacatattaccacgctatcacctacggggaacgagcggtgaacctttattttttcaacgcattctgtaacaacgtgtattCTAACGacgaatgttgttgttattatgttaataatcataCTATaaactagcttcacactataaataaagacattctgtagtatatttagtatcagcattgaaCCCGTGCGAagcaaaaaaaattgctttgaacattttttgttgcaacagaatttttaattaaacaaggtTTTAGCTTCCCAAGGTTGCTTATAAATTGTGTGAGattgtaagtttttaatttgatctTTGTTATAATGACATAGAGTAGTTCTTCTAACAGAGACGCACATctttatcatattaataaagtaCACAATAACATTACATATCACAGAACATATcagccaactcgcagtggagcagcgtattaaggaaaaataagaataaagtgtacctgatgtgatgatgatgtgtttattattgttataattagtaTATGTTTTGACTGGATTAGATACTTTGAAAACTCAGCCAAGAATTTTTACTACAGAAgtaactaaattatatatttattctgtTCTTTCAATCGGACACCAAGAAAAGTGTTTACAACTTATGGGTCTAATAACTGGGAGGGCGAGAAAAACTCGATTTATGGCTTTTACAATTCCTGTAATTTGTACGAACCCCAGATACCAATCTGCCGTCAGTTGAAATATCGatacctcatcatcatcatcatcattattatagTGAAGCCTATATCTGCATGGTAACCACCTCAAAGTACCGATATGTCGCGACGCGAGAAACAATTGAAAACTACGTAGGTATTAAATCCTGACTTTCAAGAAGCTTTCTCCTCTAATGAACTATTTTGTGAACCTTCAAATTagacaattaaattatttaacgaaGAGTTAAAAGATTTGGAAAGGAACCTTTAAAATGTTTCATGAAGTTAACTTACAATTTTATAGGAAATCATCGATCAAAAATTACGTCgaatttttgttacataaaaataatcgtaggCGATAAGCACAGTGaaacattcaatatttttttttaaaatatactttttatatgaaAGACGATTTTAGAAGAAAAACGATATCATGGTAAAGAGTCTAAGTGCTCTACGGGGCTACTTGTTGGACATTTCAACGAGACGtatctaaagaaaaaaatataaataaatcacaaaGATACATTTGAGCTGgtgaaattttgaaattttttaaattttaaatatttaaattttcttaaatgaaattacaaaattattgtttgctTCCAACGAataaaaacccgacttcaattacatggaccatAAACACAACGGTAGATAGACGAAACAGTAGTtcagtaaatacgcgttatcaaagattactaaaaagttaaattcaggtctcgatcaaatttaaatggcaccacaagacaagcaccagctttcaactacattaagaattatcaaaattagtacacccagtaaaaaaatatgagttatatataatacactGTAGATCgactaaaaaataatcaagtaaatctatactaatattataaagaggtaaagtttataacttcgtttgtatgtagggggtaatcttcgcaaatactgatccgatcatgaaaattctttcactaactgaaagctacactattcaggagtgacataagctatattttattgtaattgaacaaaaaattcagtaaataagaaaaagattaaaatgtaatatcaaaatggtaaataaactagcgccatctatcgctattagaaaacaatttattagtatttcgacgttattaatttagtcttattttagtctatcgacgacgttttctcgatttttgatagatggcgttggagcaacatattatttatttaagtgctataaaatttgttctttaaagtatgttatttggttctgtaattcaaaataataaatacacgagtgcaacatattatttatttaagtgctataaaatttgttctttaaagtatgttatttggttcatataataataattaacgcccaacgaagtgggcacgggtcggctagtaccctttaaactcaaaaattaaacgCTCAAACATATTAGGTATTATAAACCTGCTACTGCCCTCTAGTGGATAACACAGCTCACTACGTTATAGTAGATATGGCTATGTAAcataatttgatcgatagtcaCCGAAGTAGTTTTACAGGATTCTGATAGATGGAGTCGTGGGTGGTGGTGAAAAGGTGTCAATTTGTTTGCTTGTAGTATGTAGATAGTTTACAGTTCGCAGATAGATGACTTtgttgtaacaattttttaatgtggcgaattaatttttctttagtgTCCTTTAGggttataatataaacaaaaaatttctaaacagttttttttCACCATTTCCTTtcctaaatattaaataactggTTTTGTTGTTACCTTAATGGGTTgctttctttaatatttaaccgacttccaaaaaaggaggaggttctcaattcgactgtattttttttttttttttttttttttttttatgtatgttacatcagaacttttgaccaggtagaccgatttcgacaaattttgttttaatcgaaaggtggtgtgtgccgattggtcccatttaaatttatttgagatctaacaactacttttcgaattatatctaataatgcgtttttacttgacgcttttttcgtcgacctacgttgtattataccacataactttctactggatgtaccgattttgataattctttttttgttggaaaggggatatccctagtttggtaccatgataaggaaaccaggatctgatgatgggatcccagagaaatcgagagaaactcttgaaaatccgcaataactttttactgg
This genomic interval carries:
- the LOC123662218 gene encoding ecdysteroid-regulated 16 kDa protein-like, translating into MFLLSVVVSFFLVFTAATNVSQCPGKSFDGLKENVQLMPCKKLPCRLKKGTATNITIHFTPDSDMDSVKNHVTADLFGIAFPFVGVDGLSVCGKFETENGEKAPCPLKAGNKYIYRDSFQVLEIYPSVKVKVHWALQHGEKDIICFEVPVNIE